One genomic segment of Danio rerio strain Tuebingen ecotype United States chromosome 11, GRCz12tu, whole genome shotgun sequence includes these proteins:
- the ldb1b gene encoding LIM domain-binding protein 1b isoform 2 (isoform 2 is encoded by transcript variant 2): MLDRDVGPTPMYPPTYLEPGIGRHTPYGNQTDYRIFELNKRLQNWTEECDNLWWDAFTTEFFEDDAMLTITFCLEDGPKRYTIGRTLIPRYFRSVFEGGATELYYVLKHPKESFHNNFVSLDCDQCTMVTQNGKPMFTQVCVEGRLYLEFMFDDMMRIKTWHFSIRQHRELIPRSILAMHAQDPQMLDQLSKNITRCGLSNSTLNYLRLCVILEPMQELMSRHKTYSLSPRDCLKTCLFQKWQRMVAPPAEPARQAPNKRRKRKMSGGSNMSAGGGSNNNSNNKKKSPANSFPLSSQVPDVMVVGEPTLMGGEFGDEDERLITRLENTQFDAANGIDDEDSFNNSPALGAHSPWNNKPPSSQEKNENPTSQASQ, encoded by the exons CCCAACGCCCATGTACCCCCCCACATACCTGGAGCCAGGCATCGG GAGACACACACCCTATGGGAATCAGACGGACTACAGAATATTTGAGCTCAACAAACGGCTTCAGAACTGGACGGAG gagtGTGATAATCTGTGGTGGGACGCCTTCACTACTGAGTTCTTCGAGGATGACGCTATGCTCACCATCACGTTTTGTCTAGAGGACGGTCCCAAACGATACA CGATCGGCCGGACGCTGATTCCTCGTTACTTCAGGAGTGTGTTCGAGGGCGGCGCCACTGAGCTCTACTACGTCCTCAAACACCCTAAAGAGTCTTTCCACAACAACTTTGTGTCTCTGGACTGCGATCAGTGCACGATGGTCACGCAGAACGGCAAACCCATGTTCACACAg GTGTGTGTGGAGGGCCGTCTGTACCTGGAGTTCATGTTTGATGACATGATGAGAATAAAGACGTGGCACTTCAGCATCCGGCAGCACAGAGAGCTCATTCCCCGCAGCATCCTGGCCATGCAT gCTCAGGATCCGCAGATGCTGGATCAGCTGTCCAAAAACATCACCAGATGCGGCCTGTCAAACTCCACTCTCAACTACCTCCGA TTGTGTGTGATCCTGGAGCCCATGCAGGAGCTGATGTCCAGACACAAGACCTACAGCCTGAGCCCCAGAGACTGTCTGAAGACGTGTCTGTTCCAGAAGTGGCAGCGGATGGTGGCTCCTCCAG CTGAACCGGCCAGACAGGCACCGAATAAACGGCGGAAGCGTAAGATGTCGGGCGGCAGCAACATGAGCGCGGGCGGCGGCtccaacaacaacagcaacaacaaaaagaagAGTCCCGCCAACAGCTTCCCACTGTCCAGCCAGGTCCCT gATGTGATGGTGGTGGGCGAGCCGACGCTAATGGGGGGCGAGTTTGGAGACGAGGACGAGCGTCTGATTACGCGTCTGGAGAACACACAGTTCGACGCAGCCAACGGCATCGATGACGAGGACAGCTTTAACAACTCGCCGGCGCTCGGAGCCCACAGTCCCTGGAACAACAAGCCCCCGTCCAGCCAGGAGAAGAACGAGAACCCCACATCACAGGCCTCTCAGTGA